From bacterium, one genomic window encodes:
- a CDS encoding GNAT family N-acetyltransferase, with translation MIVSTATMADLPQLLELVAEYQSEGEEFEAQPENINREYLTEILENDRLGLVFIGRTSSGIPVGFLLMYLTPSTLEADRVPTILDMFVRPSQREKGFGRQLFDHAIRWARKEKFAHIDCPVENMNMVAQYLFDYYKADSSGRILYSIDLTKE, from the coding sequence ATGATTGTCAGCACCGCGACGATGGCGGATCTGCCCCAGCTGCTCGAGCTGGTCGCCGAATACCAATCCGAAGGCGAAGAATTCGAAGCACAGCCCGAGAACATAAACCGGGAGTACTTGACAGAGATTTTGGAGAATGACCGACTGGGATTAGTTTTCATCGGTCGCACATCAAGCGGAATCCCCGTGGGTTTTCTGTTGATGTATTTAACACCTTCGACGCTTGAAGCGGACAGGGTTCCAACGATTTTGGACATGTTCGTGCGTCCCAGCCAGCGCGAAAAGGGCTTTGGACGGCAGTTGTTTGACCATGCCATTCGCTGGGCCAGGAAAGAGAAGTTCGCGCACATTGACTGCCCCGTGGAAAACATGAACATGGTGGCACAGTACCTCTTCGACTACTACAAGGCCGATTCATCCGGCCGCATACTTTACTCTATTGACCTTACGAAAGAATAG
- a CDS encoding acetyl-CoA C-acyltransferase codes for MTPVYLVDALRTPVGKHNGILKSVRPDDMAALVLKRIIERNQLDPGLVDEVYMGCANQAGEDNRNVARMAVLLAGFPYTIPAVTVNRLCASGMEAAAIAFRAVASGEGNCYIAGGVESMTRAPFSVPKLESGFSFGNLTAWDTTLGWRYPNPAMKELFPLESMGETAENIYEKWNISRELQDQFAYESHQKAVTAQAAGLFADEIVPVEISQKKGETVMIDRDEGPRADTTLEKLATLKPAFRKGGTVTPGNSSSLNDGAAALLICSEKFVKDHGLKPLARIVASASAGVDPRYMGIGPVNAVEKLLSRTGLTRFEIGLWEINEAFAVQVLAVVAELDPHIDRVNPKGGAIAIGHPLGMSGARILGTLARSMRDAGTKWGIASLCVGVGQGQAMLLENIN; via the coding sequence ATGACACCTGTTTACTTAGTAGACGCCCTCCGGACTCCGGTGGGCAAGCATAATGGCATTTTGAAATCAGTGCGGCCGGACGACATGGCGGCGTTGGTGCTGAAGAGAATCATCGAGCGCAACCAGCTTGATCCGGGCCTCGTGGACGAGGTGTATATGGGGTGTGCCAATCAGGCCGGTGAAGACAACCGGAATGTCGCGCGGATGGCTGTCCTGTTGGCCGGATTTCCCTATACGATACCGGCGGTGACAGTCAACCGCCTGTGTGCATCGGGGATGGAAGCGGCCGCGATAGCCTTTCGGGCGGTTGCATCCGGTGAAGGCAATTGCTACATTGCAGGAGGTGTCGAATCCATGACCCGCGCCCCCTTCAGCGTTCCCAAGCTGGAAAGTGGTTTCTCGTTCGGGAATTTAACGGCATGGGACACAACTTTGGGCTGGCGCTACCCGAATCCGGCGATGAAGGAGCTTTTTCCGCTGGAATCCATGGGGGAAACGGCGGAGAATATCTATGAAAAGTGGAATATCTCGCGCGAATTGCAGGACCAGTTTGCCTATGAGTCTCACCAAAAAGCGGTGACGGCGCAGGCGGCCGGGCTTTTTGCCGACGAGATTGTCCCTGTGGAGATCTCGCAGAAGAAGGGTGAAACTGTCATGATTGACCGCGATGAGGGTCCTCGTGCGGACACCACACTGGAAAAACTTGCCACTCTGAAGCCGGCATTCCGTAAAGGTGGAACTGTAACCCCAGGGAATTCGTCCAGTCTAAATGATGGGGCGGCGGCGTTGCTGATCTGCTCGGAGAAGTTCGTGAAGGACCATGGCCTGAAGCCGCTGGCTCGGATAGTCGCTTCAGCGTCGGCGGGTGTGGACCCGCGCTACATGGGAATCGGGCCGGTGAACGCCGTGGAAAAGCTACTTTCTCGGACGGGACTGACGCGATTTGAAATCGGGCTTTGGGAAATCAACGAAGCTTTTGCCGTGCAGGTATTGGCAGTAGTTGCCGAGTTGGATCCTCACATTGACCGGGTGAACCCGAAGGGCGGTGCCATCGCGATAGGCCACCCGTTGGGAATGTCTGGTGCGCGCATTTTAGGCACTCTTGCACGCAGCATGCGCGATGCCGGCACCAAGTGGGGGATAGCCAGCCTCTGTGTTGGAGTTGGGCAGGGCCAAGCTATGCTGCTGGAAAATATAAATTAA
- a CDS encoding patatin-like phospholipase family protein, producing MRWKQGFELQPHLLIALQGGGAYGSYQAGMLDEYFRQKGQPYDGGYGVSVGALNVAQLFGTKSGTPEASLREQPANAASLAELWQKEITGNESVYKPYRSTGVVTEGARRILGKGIFGDLAVAALRKQPAVYDTKPLRALLEKNLAGRKWPRAVEVGAVNLELGRFFEIPLSAPSHGLTPLDAVMASAAIPIVFPPIEGFVDGGVTDVTPLRSVFNHFREVRDERRSRNQPEIRQELHVYRASSFPQPKRGPFDRVVKVLERTLEIFVDNTDREDYERAAFINELAGKMHCTQVSADKKVKSEFVSWHRKYGLIDIYVIGPSKNEMGKFSDSSRNFSPKAIREGLILGRRRMADFLQNRDEYLLEVVLFNDDVPELGK from the coding sequence TTGCGATGGAAGCAAGGTTTTGAGTTGCAACCGCATCTGCTGATAGCCTTGCAGGGGGGCGGCGCGTACGGTTCCTATCAAGCGGGAATGCTGGACGAGTATTTCCGGCAAAAAGGCCAGCCGTATGACGGCGGATACGGAGTGTCGGTCGGCGCACTGAATGTCGCGCAGCTATTTGGAACGAAGAGCGGTACGCCTGAAGCGAGCCTCCGTGAGCAGCCGGCGAATGCGGCGAGTTTAGCGGAGCTATGGCAGAAGGAGATTACGGGTAATGAGTCGGTCTATAAGCCCTATCGCTCGACCGGTGTGGTGACGGAGGGTGCACGGCGTATACTGGGCAAGGGAATATTCGGAGATTTGGCCGTGGCCGCACTGCGCAAGCAGCCTGCGGTGTATGACACGAAGCCTTTGCGGGCACTGTTGGAAAAGAATCTCGCGGGCAGGAAGTGGCCGCGCGCTGTGGAAGTTGGAGCGGTGAATCTCGAATTGGGACGATTCTTCGAAATTCCGCTCTCGGCTCCCAGTCATGGCCTGACTCCTCTTGATGCGGTGATGGCCTCGGCGGCCATTCCGATTGTGTTTCCGCCCATTGAAGGATTCGTGGACGGCGGAGTGACCGATGTGACTCCGCTGCGCTCAGTGTTCAACCACTTCCGCGAAGTCCGTGATGAGCGCAGGTCCCGCAATCAACCTGAAATCAGACAGGAGTTGCACGTCTATCGTGCGTCCTCGTTTCCGCAGCCGAAGCGCGGGCCGTTCGACCGGGTAGTGAAGGTGCTCGAACGCACGCTGGAAATTTTCGTGGACAACACCGACCGTGAAGACTACGAGCGCGCGGCGTTTATCAACGAGCTTGCAGGCAAGATGCACTGCACACAGGTTTCGGCGGACAAAAAGGTCAAAAGCGAGTTCGTTTCGTGGCACCGCAAATACGGTTTGATTGATATCTACGTGATCGGTCCGTCGAAAAACGAAATGGGCAAGTTTTCTGACTCTTCGCGCAATTTTTCACCGAAGGCAATACGTGAAGGATTGATACTCGGCAGACGAAGAATGGCGGACTTTCTGCAAAATAGGGACGAATACCTACTCGAAGTTGTTCTGTTCAACGATGATGTGCCGGAGTTGGGGAAATAG
- a CDS encoding proprotein convertase P-domain-containing protein has translation MTLRKNSFVSIVILLLTGLVWAKTPSEPRKHFGRSLPQMEALRSPHSPLDVLYSWTEGPDSILDLETIVATINVPESFNVEDVDAGVTITHPYVRDLTLWLERDSVYIDSFIARIDTIWDTDSTFHRDTLWGTEPIDSVARVLLLDLFPGDDIENMTGCWFDDDAGRGIYEGLPPFTGGFRPLRSMDTQFAGHDAQGEWRLIVRDRFLFDEGVLEGFWLEINGIPSLTGTVTNSVNGNPIANATVLVMDTSLADTVGQVSTLTNGTYSFSRFPEGTYRVQVNAANYDSAYADGIVVTTGQTTVQNFTLVPRVGFTDVPYTGSPVPIPDLTQVIVPLEVTGLTGNIQDLDVTVSITHPYIADMFIAIQHPNSDSVVLFNPPLSPSLGANMTNCRFDDEASTPIGSGTGPFTGSYRPFSNLSQLDTLEPSGTWNLIVEDAGEADEGTLQSFTLHFELPLTEDAEEPVVVRDFQLHPAYPNPFNASVNLTLDVVRAQNVELLVFDVTGRLVETLHSGMLNMGSHRFIWSPLSRASGVYFVRAQTLDANQTIKTLLLK, from the coding sequence TTGACCTTACGAAAGAATAGCTTCGTTTCGATTGTTATTCTGCTTTTGACAGGACTTGTTTGGGCGAAGACCCCAAGCGAGCCGCGGAAGCATTTTGGCCGTTCGCTGCCGCAAATGGAGGCTTTGCGGTCGCCGCATTCTCCGCTGGACGTGCTCTATTCTTGGACGGAGGGACCGGATTCAATACTGGATCTTGAGACCATCGTCGCGACGATAAATGTCCCTGAATCCTTCAATGTCGAGGATGTGGACGCGGGTGTGACGATTACGCATCCGTATGTGCGCGATCTGACGCTGTGGCTTGAACGGGATTCGGTGTATATTGACTCCTTCATCGCGCGAATCGACACCATTTGGGACACGGACTCAACGTTTCATCGCGATACGCTGTGGGGCACGGAGCCGATTGACTCGGTGGCACGTGTGCTTCTGCTCGATTTGTTTCCCGGCGACGACATCGAGAACATGACCGGGTGCTGGTTTGACGACGATGCAGGCCGGGGAATTTATGAAGGACTTCCGCCATTCACGGGCGGTTTCAGGCCATTGCGTTCAATGGATACCCAGTTCGCCGGGCATGACGCGCAAGGCGAATGGCGGCTGATTGTACGCGACCGCTTCTTGTTCGACGAAGGTGTGCTGGAAGGGTTCTGGCTGGAAATCAACGGTATTCCCTCTCTAACGGGAACGGTGACCAACAGCGTGAATGGAAATCCGATCGCCAATGCGACGGTGCTCGTGATGGACACCAGTCTCGCGGATACGGTTGGACAAGTGAGCACGCTTACCAACGGCACTTACAGCTTCTCGCGATTCCCCGAGGGAACTTACCGGGTTCAGGTGAACGCCGCGAACTATGATTCGGCATACGCGGACGGGATAGTCGTGACAACCGGTCAAACCACGGTGCAGAATTTCACGCTTGTTCCGCGGGTCGGATTCACTGATGTCCCCTACACCGGTTCGCCAGTGCCGATTCCTGATTTGACGCAGGTCATTGTTCCGCTCGAGGTGACGGGATTAACGGGGAATATTCAGGACTTGGATGTGACAGTAAGCATCACGCATCCGTACATTGCGGACATGTTCATTGCAATTCAGCATCCGAATTCGGATTCGGTGGTGTTGTTCAACCCGCCGCTGTCGCCGAGCCTTGGCGCCAATATGACGAATTGCCGCTTTGACGATGAAGCTTCCACACCTATCGGCAGCGGCACAGGGCCATTCACCGGTTCGTATCGTCCGTTTTCAAATTTGAGTCAACTGGATACGTTGGAACCGTCCGGCACGTGGAACCTGATTGTCGAGGACGCGGGTGAGGCCGATGAGGGGACCCTGCAGAGCTTTACCTTGCATTTTGAGTTACCGTTGACGGAAGATGCCGAAGAGCCGGTCGTTGTCCGCGATTTTCAATTGCACCCGGCCTATCCGAATCCGTTCAATGCGAGTGTGAACTTGACTCTGGATGTCGTACGTGCGCAGAATGTTGAATTACTCGTGTTTGACGTCACAGGCCGCCTGGTTGAAACGCTTCACAGCGGCATGTTGAACATGGGGTCGCACCGCTTCATTTGGTCTCCGTTGTCGCGGGCTAGCGGAGTGTATTTCGTGCGCGCTCAAACACTCGACGCGAATCAGACAATCAAGACACTGTTGCTGAAATAG
- a CDS encoding carboxypeptidase regulatory-like domain-containing protein, whose amino-acid sequence MQRITRLFVLTLLLIVVGAAFAGKARGPEASLVSKSGEVHNISPGVSAFRLPEVGSRRPGSLDEVIISEDFEDYANGSLPPGWTQVDVDNGSCPVTGFGGFSRWIVFSGIPAHSGTKFVANAYNAPPVPNNDWLILPQQNLTGEITLSYWAASQDPSYLETFEIRVSTTGSTPADFTNLVSTHVDVPSTYTQYTDDLSAYAGSPFYIAFHYTSVDEFILKVDDILLEAGEAAPTGTISGTVTNFETSAPIVGATVEIEGGGSTETDANGAYSFDVPAGTYTLTASAQSFEDETIAGVEVVVEQTTTVDFALVPSSTVTTDYPSAATPVNIPDQSPTGANKTMTITDDFLIEDLDVTVNITHTWVSDLDLYLISPWGDTVQLAEDPTTFPPGANMTNCRFDDEAAVAFNYETLTAPFTGSWQPFEELGAFEGFTTQGIWTLRAVDNEQADVGSIGVFIVHVLHEASAVGPRGEGIPTGFAMHEAFPNPFNPSTRIDFDVPATTNGELKIYNSLGQEVATLVSGQLATGLHSVYFDASALTSGIYFAQLRAGSFVATQKLVLMK is encoded by the coding sequence ATGCAAAGAATTACAAGACTATTTGTTTTGACTTTGTTGCTCATTGTTGTTGGGGCGGCATTTGCGGGCAAGGCGCGAGGCCCCGAAGCCAGCTTGGTGAGCAAGAGCGGCGAGGTTCACAACATTTCGCCTGGCGTCTCGGCTTTTCGGCTTCCGGAAGTCGGCTCACGTCGTCCAGGTTCCCTAGACGAAGTGATCATTTCTGAAGATTTTGAAGACTACGCGAACGGCAGTTTGCCCCCGGGTTGGACCCAAGTTGACGTTGACAACGGTTCCTGCCCTGTGACGGGTTTTGGCGGTTTCTCTCGCTGGATTGTGTTTAGTGGTATTCCAGCTCATTCCGGTACAAAATTTGTGGCAAACGCTTACAATGCCCCACCTGTCCCGAACAACGATTGGTTGATTTTACCGCAACAGAACTTGACCGGTGAAATCACGCTTTCTTATTGGGCAGCATCACAGGATCCGTCGTATTTGGAAACCTTTGAAATTCGCGTTTCAACGACCGGCAGTACCCCAGCTGACTTCACAAATCTGGTCTCCACACATGTCGATGTTCCGAGTACCTACACTCAATACACAGACGATCTTTCAGCGTACGCCGGCAGCCCATTTTACATCGCATTCCACTATACATCTGTCGATGAGTTTATTCTCAAGGTTGATGACATTTTGCTCGAAGCCGGTGAAGCCGCTCCGACGGGCACGATCTCGGGCACTGTGACCAATTTCGAAACGAGTGCTCCGATTGTCGGCGCGACGGTGGAGATTGAAGGCGGCGGCAGCACGGAAACGGATGCCAACGGCGCGTACAGCTTCGATGTTCCTGCGGGTACGTACACGCTGACGGCCAGTGCGCAGAGTTTTGAAGATGAAACCATCGCGGGCGTTGAAGTGGTAGTCGAACAGACGACGACCGTTGACTTCGCGTTGGTGCCGTCGAGCACGGTCACCACCGATTACCCGTCCGCTGCAACTCCGGTGAACATTCCGGATCAAAGCCCGACGGGTGCCAACAAGACGATGACGATTACCGACGACTTCCTGATTGAAGACCTTGATGTCACCGTCAACATTACGCACACTTGGGTGTCAGACCTTGACCTCTACCTGATTTCTCCTTGGGGTGATACGGTTCAGCTTGCTGAAGACCCGACGACGTTCCCCCCGGGAGCAAACATGACAAATTGCCGCTTCGACGACGAAGCTGCAGTCGCCTTCAATTATGAGACACTTACCGCTCCGTTCACCGGGAGCTGGCAGCCGTTCGAAGAGTTGGGTGCCTTTGAAGGCTTCACGACGCAGGGAATCTGGACACTGCGCGCGGTGGACAACGAGCAGGCTGACGTCGGCTCCATCGGTGTTTTCATTGTCCACGTGTTGCACGAAGCGTCGGCGGTCGGTCCGCGCGGCGAAGGCATTCCGACTGGTTTTGCCATGCACGAGGCTTTCCCGAATCCGTTCAATCCAAGCACGCGCATTGACTTCGACGTTCCGGCGACGACGAATGGCGAACTGAAGATTTACAACTCGCTTGGTCAGGAAGTCGCGACGCTCGTGAGCGGTCAGCTTGCCACGGGTCTGCATTCGGTATATTTCGATGCGTCTGCACTGACGTCAGGAATCTACTTTGCTCAACTTCGCGCCGGTTCGTTTGTTGCAACGCAAAAACTCGTATTGATGAAGTAA